Proteins encoded by one window of Arachis ipaensis cultivar K30076 chromosome B04, Araip1.1, whole genome shotgun sequence:
- the LOC107639261 gene encoding protein C2-DOMAIN ABA-RELATED 7, whose protein sequence is MENILGLIKLRIKRGTNLKPCDSDSSDPYVLVTLEETKLKTRHEKDSLNPEWNEELTLYIKDVNIPIHLTVCDKDTFTKDDKMGEADIDLKPYLLCVKVGLSELPEGHVVKRIEPNDSNCLAEESKIIWTNGKVIQYMTLKLRNVNTGELHVEIKWLDVPESKGLSGVPL, encoded by the exons ATGGAGAACATTCTGGGTCTCATCAAACTACGCATCAAAAGAGGCACTAACCTCAAACCTTGTGATAGTGATTCCAGTGACCCTTATGTCCTTGTCACCTTGGAGGAAACG AAACTGAAAACTCGTCATGAGAAAGATAGCTTGAATCCTGAGTGGAATGAAGAATTGACACTCTATATTAAGGATGTTAATATTCCCATTCATCTT ACGGTTTGTGACAAAGACACTTTCACCAAGGACGACAAGATGGGGGAAGCGGATATCGACTTGAAGCCATATCTTCTGTGTGTGAAGGTGGGATTAAGCGAGCTGCCAGAGGGCCATGTGGTGAAGAGGATTGAACCAAATGACTCTAACTGCCTTGCTGAAGAGAGCAAGATCATATGGACTAATGGGAAAGTAATCCAATATATGACTCTAAAATTGAGAAATGTTAACACTGGTGAGCTTCATGTGGAAATTAAGTGGCTTGATGTTCCTGAATCCAAGGGCTTATCTGGGGTTCCACTTTAg